The Streptomyces sp. NBC_01353 genome contains a region encoding:
- a CDS encoding SDR family oxidoreductase, whose product MDLGLADRTIVVTGGSSGVGLATVRALLDEGARVATCGRDADRLANAAARLRAGRDRLLTGVCDVRDADAVDRFVRSAADAFGGVDGLVNNAGQSRMKGLDDSTAEDWRDELELKFAGVLNPLRAARPYLARSEAASIVNINAVLAKQPEPRLITTSAARAGILNLSKSLSAELAGDGIRVNSVCLGLIDTGQWTRRHAAAATGTSYEDWQAELAADRGVALGRLGRAEEVAYAVVTLLSPHASYITGTSIDVCGGVGRSIL is encoded by the coding sequence ATGGATCTGGGCCTCGCCGACCGCACCATCGTGGTCACCGGCGGCAGCTCGGGCGTCGGCCTGGCCACGGTCCGCGCCCTGCTCGACGAGGGCGCCCGCGTCGCCACCTGCGGCCGTGACGCCGACCGTCTCGCCAATGCGGCCGCCCGGCTGCGTGCCGGGCGCGACCGCCTGCTCACCGGCGTGTGCGACGTAAGAGACGCCGACGCCGTGGACCGCTTCGTGCGCAGCGCCGCCGACGCGTTCGGCGGCGTGGACGGACTCGTCAACAACGCCGGACAGTCCCGCATGAAGGGGCTCGACGACTCGACGGCCGAGGACTGGCGCGACGAACTGGAGCTCAAGTTCGCCGGGGTGCTGAACCCGCTGCGCGCCGCGCGCCCGTACCTCGCCCGCTCCGAAGCGGCGAGCATCGTCAACATCAACGCGGTCCTCGCCAAGCAGCCCGAGCCCCGTCTGATCACCACCAGCGCCGCCCGCGCCGGCATCCTCAACCTCTCCAAGTCCCTGTCGGCCGAACTGGCCGGCGACGGCATCCGGGTCAACTCCGTGTGCCTGGGCCTCATCGACACCGGCCAGTGGACCCGTCGCCACGCCGCGGCCGCCACCGGCACGAGCTACGAGGACTGGCAGGCGGAACTGGCCGCCGACCGAGGCGTCGCCCTCGGCCGGCTCGGCCGGGCCGAGGAGGTCGCGTACGCGGTCGTCACCCTGCTCTCGCCCCACGCCTCGTACATCACCGGCACCAGCATCGACGTGTGCGGCGGCGTCGGCCGTTCCATCCTCTGA
- a CDS encoding alpha/beta fold hydrolase, whose amino-acid sequence MSTDVLAPVSTDVHVEEAGDHGPLLLCLHGIGSSSAAFAPQLAELSSYARVVAWDAPGYASSPDPEVPLTLEDFADVAAGLIRERGGSAHVLGVSWGGVIALRLAARHPDLVASLIVADSSPGSGTDGTKAAAMRARATELAELGPRAFAAARGPRLVSPGAPAELVRRVVDTMAASVRLPGYAYAAESMASADLRAELPSVAAPSLVLCGDQDQVTGIEASQAIAGALHRTAFVIVKDAGHLANQEQPGRFNAWILSHLRITARIPE is encoded by the coding sequence GTGAGCACCGACGTCCTCGCCCCCGTCTCCACGGACGTCCACGTCGAGGAAGCCGGTGACCACGGTCCCCTGCTCCTGTGCCTGCACGGCATCGGCTCGTCGTCGGCCGCCTTCGCCCCGCAGCTCGCCGAACTCTCCTCGTACGCACGGGTCGTCGCCTGGGACGCCCCCGGGTACGCCTCGTCGCCCGACCCCGAAGTCCCCCTCACCCTCGAGGACTTCGCGGACGTGGCGGCAGGACTGATCCGCGAGCGCGGCGGGAGCGCCCATGTGCTCGGCGTCTCCTGGGGCGGCGTGATCGCCCTGCGGCTCGCCGCCCGCCACCCCGACCTCGTCGCCTCGCTGATCGTCGCCGACTCCAGCCCCGGCTCGGGCACGGACGGGACGAAGGCGGCGGCCATGCGGGCCCGCGCCACCGAGCTGGCCGAACTCGGCCCGCGCGCCTTCGCCGCGGCCCGCGGACCACGCCTGGTGTCACCCGGAGCCCCGGCCGAACTGGTCCGGCGGGTCGTCGACACCATGGCGGCCTCCGTGCGGCTGCCGGGCTACGCGTACGCCGCCGAGTCCATGGCATCGGCCGACCTCCGCGCCGAACTGCCCTCGGTCGCCGCGCCCTCGCTCGTCCTCTGTGGCGACCAGGACCAGGTCACCGGCATCGAGGCGAGCCAGGCCATCGCCGGTGCCCTCCACAGGACCGCCTTCGTGATCGTCAAGGACGCCGGTCACCTGGCCAATCAGGAGCAGCCCGGGCGCTTCAACGCCTGGATCCTCTCCCACCTCCGTATCACCGCACGCATCCCCGAATAG
- a CDS encoding thiamine pyrophosphate-binding protein, whose translation MRYDNGGDLLVAVLRELGIDTVFGIVSVHNLPLVEAVDRELRFVPVRHEASAVNAADAYGRARGSIGCALTSTGTGAGNAAGSLIESLSAGSSVLHVTGQVESEFLGSGRGFIHETKDQLGMLTAVSAHAATVPDTERAGRILRDAARAALSGPGGPGGPASVEWPIDLQYAPQTDGPAVPGHPAVPAPTDGELTAAGELLASARRPLVWAGGGATGARPELTRLLEATGAGLLTSNSGRGTVPEDHEQVIGNFATTPAARALLADADVLLTIGTHFRSNETADYTLDLPAAHIQIDIDSAALGRVYPVAHPLHGDAAPTLAALTGHATPAEDGWRERVHAVRAEVRAHLHDAIGPQAAICDAIRAALPREAVVARDVTIPSSSWGNRLLEMYDPRDNVFPRGGGIGQGLGMGIGAALARPDAPTVVLAGDGGLAVHLGELLTLAQERPRLTLIVFNDGGYGVLRNMQDRHSERRSGVDLVTPDFELLARACGLPYLRIAAEEQAAPVIAEAVSSDGPTLVEVDLAALGPMKNPFTPPVRIPGR comes from the coding sequence ATGCGTTACGACAACGGAGGCGATCTCCTCGTCGCCGTCCTGCGTGAACTGGGCATCGACACCGTCTTCGGCATCGTCAGCGTGCACAACCTGCCGCTCGTCGAGGCCGTCGACCGCGAACTGCGCTTCGTTCCGGTGCGCCACGAGGCGTCCGCCGTGAACGCGGCCGACGCCTACGGGCGGGCCCGCGGCTCCATCGGCTGCGCGTTGACCTCCACCGGAACCGGCGCGGGCAACGCCGCCGGATCGCTGATCGAGTCGCTGAGCGCCGGCAGCTCCGTGCTGCATGTCACCGGCCAGGTGGAGAGCGAATTCCTGGGCAGTGGTCGGGGGTTCATCCACGAGACCAAGGACCAGCTCGGCATGTTGACCGCCGTGTCAGCCCACGCGGCGACCGTGCCCGACACCGAACGGGCGGGTCGCATCCTGCGCGATGCGGCACGGGCGGCGCTCAGCGGGCCGGGAGGCCCCGGCGGGCCGGCGAGCGTGGAGTGGCCGATCGACCTCCAGTACGCCCCCCAGACCGACGGTCCCGCCGTTCCCGGCCACCCGGCCGTGCCCGCCCCCACGGACGGTGAACTGACCGCCGCCGGCGAGCTGCTGGCCTCCGCCCGCCGCCCGCTCGTCTGGGCCGGCGGCGGCGCGACAGGGGCCCGCCCCGAACTCACCCGCCTCCTGGAGGCGACCGGAGCGGGACTGCTCACCTCCAACTCCGGGCGCGGCACGGTGCCCGAGGACCACGAACAGGTCATCGGCAACTTCGCCACCACCCCCGCCGCGCGGGCCCTGCTCGCCGACGCGGACGTGCTGCTCACCATCGGCACCCACTTCCGCTCCAACGAGACCGCCGACTACACCCTGGACCTGCCCGCGGCGCACATACAGATCGACATCGACTCCGCGGCGCTCGGCCGGGTCTACCCGGTCGCGCACCCCCTGCACGGCGATGCCGCGCCCACTCTGGCGGCCCTGACCGGGCACGCCACGCCCGCCGAGGACGGCTGGCGCGAACGCGTCCACGCCGTGCGCGCCGAGGTGCGTGCCCATCTGCACGACGCCATCGGCCCGCAGGCCGCGATCTGCGACGCGATCCGCGCCGCGCTGCCGCGCGAGGCGGTCGTCGCCCGCGACGTGACCATCCCGTCCAGCAGCTGGGGCAACCGCCTGCTCGAGATGTACGACCCGCGGGACAACGTCTTCCCGCGCGGCGGCGGCATCGGCCAGGGCCTCGGCATGGGGATCGGCGCGGCGCTCGCACGGCCCGACGCACCCACCGTCGTCCTCGCCGGCGACGGCGGACTCGCCGTCCACCTCGGTGAACTGCTCACCCTCGCCCAGGAGCGGCCCCGGCTCACCCTCATCGTCTTCAACGACGGCGGGTACGGCGTGCTGCGCAACATGCAGGACCGCCACAGCGAGCGACGCTCCGGCGTCGACCTGGTGACACCCGACTTCGAACTGCTTGCCCGCGCCTGCGGCCTGCCGTACCTGCGGATCGCCGCCGAGGAGCAGGCGGCACCGGTCATCGCCGAGGCCGTCTCCTCGGACGGGCCGACGCTCGTCGAGGTCGACCTCGCGGCCCTGGGCCCGATGAAGAACCCGTTCACCCCACCCGTGAGGATCCCGGGCCGCTAA
- a CDS encoding cupin domain-containing protein, which produces MPLTTTEYDNGGELAAYTDSLIATRASRVADFDTLSFQEKAGSQFRRGQIRYVGSGATGNHENDNRIIPSGGFTFSNMLLPPGAEGPAHTHHDVEEAFFVLEGEVKVGIHRGPDEVEYRTLGYRDMIVVPAGVTRSLKNEGDTDALFCVVIGTQKPQVPTYPEYSPMHGVTRG; this is translated from the coding sequence ATGCCTCTGACCACCACCGAGTACGACAACGGCGGCGAGCTCGCCGCCTACACCGACTCGCTCATCGCCACCAGGGCCTCCCGGGTGGCCGACTTCGACACCCTGTCGTTCCAGGAGAAGGCCGGCTCGCAGTTCCGCCGCGGCCAGATCCGGTACGTCGGCTCGGGTGCCACCGGCAACCACGAGAACGACAACCGGATCATCCCGTCCGGTGGGTTCACCTTCTCCAACATGCTGCTTCCGCCCGGCGCCGAGGGCCCGGCCCACACCCACCACGACGTCGAGGAGGCCTTCTTCGTCCTCGAGGGCGAGGTCAAGGTCGGCATCCACCGAGGCCCCGACGAGGTCGAGTACCGGACGCTCGGATACCGCGACATGATCGTCGTCCCGGCCGGCGTGACCCGTTCCCTGAAGAACGAGGGGGACACCGACGCCCTCTTCTGCGTCGTCATCGGCACGCAGAAGCCGCAGGTGCCGACCTACCCGGAGTACTCGCCGATGCACGGCGTCACCCGTGGCTGA
- a CDS encoding SDR family oxidoreductase yields MADLPPADVRTVVVTGAGRGLGLAMARRAGEDGFRVVVAEVERERGEHAAAELCAEGIDARFVRCDVADPDSVAALAAAVREIGPLYGLVNNAALANGVGGKEFQDIDIEVWDRLMAVNARGPWLVSKALYPLLATPGRIVNIASDAALYGSPRLAHYIASKGAVIALTRAMARELGDKGITVNAVAPGLTECEATETVPAERHDLYRMNRAVSRPQQPDDLTGIVSYLLGEESRYLTGQVIAVNGGFTMN; encoded by the coding sequence GTGGCTGACCTGCCCCCGGCCGACGTACGCACCGTCGTCGTCACCGGAGCGGGCCGTGGTCTGGGACTGGCCATGGCCCGCCGGGCGGGCGAGGACGGCTTCCGCGTCGTCGTCGCCGAAGTGGAGCGGGAGCGGGGCGAACACGCGGCCGCGGAGCTGTGCGCGGAGGGCATCGACGCCCGCTTCGTACGCTGCGACGTCGCCGACCCGGACTCGGTGGCCGCGCTGGCGGCCGCCGTGCGGGAGATCGGCCCGCTGTACGGCCTGGTCAACAACGCGGCGCTCGCCAACGGCGTGGGCGGCAAGGAGTTCCAGGACATCGACATCGAGGTGTGGGACCGGCTGATGGCGGTCAACGCCCGCGGCCCCTGGCTGGTCTCCAAGGCCCTGTACCCGCTCCTCGCGACGCCGGGCCGGATCGTCAACATCGCCTCGGACGCCGCGCTCTACGGCTCCCCGCGCCTCGCCCACTACATCGCCTCCAAGGGAGCGGTCATCGCCCTCACCCGGGCCATGGCGCGCGAACTCGGAGACAAGGGGATCACCGTCAACGCGGTCGCCCCCGGACTCACCGAGTGCGAGGCGACCGAGACCGTGCCCGCCGAGCGGCACGACCTCTACCGCATGAACCGCGCCGTCTCCCGGCCGCAGCAGCCCGACGACCTCACCGGGATCGTCTCCTACCTGCTCGGCGAGGAGTCCCGCTATCTGACCGGACAGGTGATCGCCGTCAACGGCGGCTTCACCATGAACTGA